In Haloarcula limicola, the genomic stretch TCGCAGGAGGCCGGCCTCGACCAGCGCTCGCTGGAGGGTGTCTGCGGCCGGTGTGCCGGTGAAGGGGATCCCGGTATCGCTCCCGCCGTGGACGCCGGGGTGGTCGCCGATGACGTGGAAGTCGGCGTTCGCGTCGCCGTATCCCGGGACGAACGGCTCACACGGCGGGTCGAAGCCGAAGGGGTTGTGCTGCGTAGCCGTGATGTTCTTCACGGGCGGTCTGACGCGGCAGTGCGGCAAAACTCCGGCGGTCTCCGACGGGGACTCTCGGGCAACGTTTTTCTCGGATGCGCTCGACGGGACGGGTATGTTCGAGCCCGGGAGCCGTGGTGTCGCGTGAGTCACGATGACCGCGTCGAGGACCTCCGCGAGCGGAAAGCGGAGGCCGAACGGGGCGGCGGCGAAGAGCGCATCGAGGCCCAACACGAGCGGGGCAAGCTCACCGCCCGCGAGCGGATCGACTACTTCCTCGACGACGACACCTTCGTCGAGATCGACACGTTGCGAGAGCACCGCTCGACGAACTTCGACATGGACGAGAAGCGCGCCCCCGGCGACGGCGTCGTCGTCGGCTACGGCGAGGTCGACGGCCGGCGCGTGTACGTCTTCGCTCACGACTTCACCGTCTTCGGGGGGTCGCTGGGCGAGGCGTTCGCCCAGAAGGTCTGTAAGGTGATGGACAAGGCCATCGAGAACGGCGCGCCGATAATCGGACTGAACGACTCGGCTGGCGCGCGGATTCAGGAGGGCATCGACTCGCTGGCCGGCTACGCCGACATCTTCCACCGCAACCAGCAGGCCAGCGGCGTCGTCCCGCAGATCTCGGCCATCATGGGACCCTGTGCCGGCGGCGCGGTCTACTCACCCGCGATCACGGACTTCGTCTACATGGTCGAGGAGACGAGCCACATGTTCATCACCGGCCCGGACGTCATCGAGACGGTCACGGGCGAGGAGGTCGGCTTCGACGAACTGGGCGGGGCGAATACCCACGCTAGCGAGTCCGGCGTTGCCCACTTCACCGCCGCCGACGAGAAGGACGCGATGGACGACATCCGGTATCTCCTCTCGTTCCTCCCGCAGAACAACGTCGCGGACCCGCCCAGCGTCGACCCGTGGGACGACCCCGAGCGCCGGGACGAGTCGCTGGTCGAGACGGTGCCCGACCAGCCCCAGAAGCCCTACGACATGGTCTCGGTGATCGACGGCGTCCTCGACCGGGACTCCTTCTTCGAAGTGGCCGAGAAGTTCGCCCGCAACATCGTCACCGGATTCGCTCGCCTCGACGGCCACTCGGTCGGCGTCGTCGGCAACCAGCCGCGGGTCAACGCCGGGACGCTCGACATCGACGCCTCGCGGAAGGCGGCCCGCTTCGTCCGCTTCTGTGACGCGTTCAACATCCCCATCGTCACGTTCGTCGACGTGCCCGGCTTCATGCCCGGGAAGGACCAGGAGCGAAACGCCATCATCAACCACGGCGCGAAACTGCTGTACGCCTACAGCGAGGCGACGGTGCCGCTCCTGACCGTCATCACCCGCAAGGCCTACGGCGGCGCGTACGACGTGATGGCCTCGAAGCACATCGGCGCGGACGTGAACTACGCGTGGCCCACCGCCGAGATCGCCGTGATGGGCCCACAGGGCGCGGTGAACGTCCTCTACGACGACGAACTCGAAGCCGCCGAGGACGTGGAAGCCCGACGCCAGCAGCTCATCGACGAGTACCGCGACGCCTTCGCCAACCCCTACACCGCCGCCGAACGCGGCTTCGTCGACGACGTCCTCGAACCGAAGGACACGCGCAAGCGCCTCATCGACGACTTAGACCTGCTCCGGGGCAAGCGTAAAGACCAGCCCGACCGCAAACACGGAAACATCCCGCTGTAACATGGCCGCAGACACCGACGAGACGACGGACGCCGAACTGGTCGCAGAGATAGCGAGGCAGGTTCCCGATGCGTCGGCCGACGAGGCGGCGGCCATCGCCGTCGCCATCGGCGCGCATCTCACCGACCGACAGCGGGCCGCCGCCGCAGCCGCTGCTGCCGCCGGCTCGGGTGAGACCTGGAACGGCAAGGAGTGGTCCTTCTCGGGCCGCATCGACGCCACGCAGAAGCGACACGTCCGCGTGCGACAGGAGGCCCCGACGGACCCCTGGAGCGCGGCGGGACGCACCGACCGGATGTAGCCGTCGAGACCGTACGGCGGCAGGCGAACGGGTCGTCGACCCCCATCAGCTACACGCTCGTCCGTAGCTTCCCACGAGCGCGATATCGCTCGCCAACTTCGCCCCAATCTCCGGGTGGTTTTATGGGGTGACTACGGGTAATGAGCGATATGTTCGACAAGGTGCTCGTCGCCAACCGCGGTGAGATCGCGGTGCGTGTCATGCGCGCGTGTGAAGAACTGGGCATCGGGACCGTGGCGGTCTACTCCGAGGCCGACAAACACTCCGGTCACGTCCGCTACGCCGACGAGGCGTACAACGTCGGGCCGGCCCGCGCGGCCGATTCCTACCTCGATCAGGACGCCATCGTCGACGCCGCTCAGCAGGCGGACGCCGACGCCATCCACCCCGGCTACGGCTTCCTCGCGGAGAACGCCGACTTCGCCCGCAAGGTCGAGGAGGCCGAGGGCGTGAAGTGGATCGGCCCGGCCGGCGACGCGATGGAGAAACTGGGCGAGAAGACGAAGGCCCGCCGCATCATGCAGTCGGCTGACGTGCCCATCGTCCCCGGGACGACCGACCCCGTCGACGACCCCGAGGAGGTCGTCGAGTTCGGCGAGGAACACGGCTTCCCGGTCGCCATCAAAGCGGAAGGCGGCGGCGGCGGCCGCGGGATGAAGATCGTCCACGACCCCGACGAGGCCGAAGAGCAACTCGAATCCGCAAAGCGGGAGGGCGAGGCGTACTTCTCGAACGACTCCGTCTATCTCGAACGCTATCTGGAGAACCCCAGACACATCGAGATTCAGATCATCGCCGACCACGACGGCAACGTCCGTCACCTCGGCGAGCGCGACTGTTCGCTCCAGCGACGACACCAGAAAGTCATCGAGGAAGGTCCGTCGGCGGCGCTCTCGGACGAACTCCGCGAGGAGATCGGCGAGTCCGCCCGCCGCGGTGTGCGAGAGGCCGACTACTACAACGCCGGTACCGTCGAGTTCCTCGTCGAGGAGGACCCCGACCGCGACGCCGACGAGGTGCTCGGCCCCGACGCGAACTTCTACTTCCTGGAGGTGAACACGCGGATCCAGGTCGAGCACTGCGTCACCGAGGAGATCACGGGCATCGACATCGTCAAGTGGCAGATTCGGGTCGCACAGGACGAGACCCTCTCCTTCGAACAGGACGACGTCGAGATCGACGGCCACGCGATGGAGTTCCGCATCAACGCCGAGAACGCCGCGAAGGACTTCGCGCCGGCAAACAGCGGTTCGCTTGAGACCTACGACCCGCCGGGCGGCATCGGCGTCCGCATGGACGACGCGCTCAGGCAGGGCGACGACCTCGTCACCGACTACGACTCGATGATCGCGAAGCTCATCGTCCACGGCTCCGACCGCGAGGAGGTCATCGCCCGCGGGAAGCGCGCCCTCGCGGAGTTCGACGTCGAGGGGTTCCCGACGGTCATCCCCTTCCACCGCCTGATGCTCACCGACGAGGCGTTCGTCGACTCCACGCACACGACGAAGTACCTCGACGAGACGCTCGATAAGTCACGCATCGAGGAGGCCCAGGAGAAGTGGGGCACCGAGACCGACTCGGCAGACGAGGACGAGGAGGAACTCGTCGAACGCGAGTTCACCGTCGAGGTCAACGGCAAGCGCTTCGAAGTGGATCTGGAGGAGCGCGGCGCGCCGCCCATCAACGTCGGTGACGTGGACGCGAGCGACGGCAACCAACCGCAGCGACCGCAGGCCGGCGGGTCCGGCGGCGGCGACGGCGGCGGGTCCAGCGCCGAGGGGCAGGAACTCACCGCCGAGATGCAGGGGACGATCCTCGAAGTGAACGTCGACGAGGGCGACGAGGTCGAATCGGGGGACGTCCTCTGCGTGCTGGAGGCGATGAAGATGGAGAACGACATCGTCGCCGAACGCGGCGGCACTATCAACGAGATCGCCATCAGCGAGGGCGACTCCGTCGACATGGGCGACCTGCTGTTCGTCATCGACTAAATTTTTACTTCAGGGGGTCGCGTAGCGACCCCCGTTCGCAAAAATTTAGTATAAAAAGGCCGGAAGCGCGGCGAAGCCGCGCTTCCGGTGAAACCGCGAGCGCCGACGGCGCCCGCGGTATGCTACCTCTTACCGCGCCGCTACCGCTCTACACCGCCGCGTGCTGCCAACTGCTTTGTACCCTCGCCGCGCTACGCCGGGTATGAACGAAACGCGACACCGGGTGCTCGACGCGCTCTCGGCCGGGCCGGTCTCCGGGCCGGAACTCGCCGAGGAACTCGGCATCTCCCGGTCGGCGGTCTGGAAGCACGTCGAGGCGCTCCGCGAGGCGGGATTCGACGTCGCCAGCGACGACGCGGGCTACTCGCTGGCCGGGGTGCCGGAGTTCGGCGGCGAGGCCGTCGAGTACGGGCTCGACGCGCCCTTCGAAGTCGAGTATCACGACAGCGTTCCGAGCACGAACGCACGGGCGCGTGACCTCGCGGCGTCGGGGGCCGAGGACGTCGTCGTCCTCGCAGACGAGCAGACCGGCGGTCGGGGGCGACTCGACCGGGAGTGGTCCTCGCCGAGCGGCGGCGTCTGGCTCTCGCTGCTCTTTCGACCGGACGTGCCGATGGCACAGGCCCCGGCATTCACGCTGGCGGCCGCCGTCGCAGCGACGCGGGCGGCCCGCGAGGTCGGCGTCGACGCGGGCATCAAGTGGCCCAACGACGTCCTCGTCGAGAGCGACGGGGACGAACGGAAACTCGTGGGGATCCTCACCGAGATGGAGGGGGAGGCGGACCGCACCTCGTGGATAATCGTCGGCATCGGCGTCAACGCGAACGTCGGTCCCGAGGACCTGCCCGCCGAGGCGAACCCGACGAGCCTCTCGGCGGAACTCGGCGCACCAGTAGACAGGCGCGTGTTCACGCAGCGACTGCTCGAACTATTCGAGGAGTTACGACAGGATCCGGAGGCCGCCGTCGCCGAGTGGCGGGAGTACGCGACGACGCTCGGCAAGCGGGTCCGCGTCGAGACGCCGAACGGCGTCGTGGAGGGCGAGGCCGTCGACGTCGAGTTCCCGGGGGGGCTCGTCGTCGATACCGGCGACGAGCGCGTGACCGTCTCGGCGGGGGACTGCGACCACCTGCGGCCGCTGTGAACGGGCGCCGACTCGACTCACTTCGGCGCTCGGGCCTGCGTCTCGTCGGTCGGGGCCGCCATCTCGTGGTCGCTCACCGGCACCGTCGTCACCGGGACCGGCGACGCGCGGACGACCCGCTCGGCGACGCTTCCGAGCAAGAGGCGGTCGATGCCCCCGCGGCCGTGGGTCCCCATCACGATGGCGTCGCAGTCGGCGTCGAGGGCGTACTCGACGATCGCGGTGCTCGGAACGCCGTCTCTCGTGACCGTCTCGACGGGCACGTCGCCGGTCTGCTCTCTGAGGTCGTCGAGGGCCGTCTCTCCCTCCTCGCGCAGCATCTCGGTCAGGTTCTCCCAGCCGGTCTTCACCGGGAGCGTGCTGTATCGGCCGGTCTCGACGACGTAGAGGCCGTGAATCTCGGCGTCGTGGAACGCCGCCAGCTCGACGGCGTGGCGCACGACGCCGCCCATTCCCGCCGACCCGTCCGTTGGGACTAGAATCCGGTCGTACATGCCGGTAGTTGGCGGGCGACCGGCTTAGTTATTTGGTGCGTGGTAACACACGGCAGTACCGATCAGTTCAGTTCCGATTCCAGGTCGTCGCCGTCGCCCTCGTCGGCCATCACTTCTTCCAGTTCGCGCTCGAACTCCGACTCGGTGAGCTCGCCGTTCGTGTACCGCTCCGCGGCGCGGTCGACCTCGTCCTGCGAGTCGGCGGTCGTGGCCGCAGTCGAGAACTCGGCGGCCCCGTTCTCGTCATCGCGGCTACCGAGAACCGTCGAGGCAGCCCAGTACAGCGCGTAGCCGACGCCGGCGGCGATCAGGCCGGTGACGAGCAGGCCCAGAAGCGCCGCGACGAGATTCTGCAACAGGGCCAACAGGGCGGCAGCGATGGTGAGACCGACGAAGAGGGCGACCCCGCCGAGCAGTAAGCGCCCCAGCGTGCCGAGTGCGCGGTCGGTGGCGGACATCACTCTGACGTTGCATAGCGGAGCGTAAAAGCGTACTGCGCAAGGTTCGTGAGAATCGACCGTTTTCAGCATCGAGCGTCCTTCTGTCGGCGAACTACGCGGCCTCGTCTTCGACGGCGCGTCTGAGCAGCTCGCGGCGGGCGGCGACCCCGCAACGAACCAGAACTGTGCCGACTACCGCCGCGGGTCGTCTCGGTCCGGCGAGACGACCTGTTTCACGTCCGACGTGCCCGCCCGACGGACGATGGCCCGAATCGCGTTCCGCGCGCCGGCGAGGTTATCGGAGTCGCCGTCGAGGACCAGCAAGCGTGCGGGGCGTCCCTCCTCGACGAGTCCGCAATCGAGTCCGGCGAGTTCGGCCCCGTTGACCGTCGCCATCCGGAGGACGTCCCGCGCCGAGACGTCGAACAGCTTCGCGGTGAACGCCATCTCCCGGAACATCGAGGGACTATTGAGAAAGACGTTGTCGGTTCCGAGCGCGACGGTGGTTCGCCTCGCCAGTTCTTCGACGGGTGGCATCCCGACGCCGGTGACGAGGTTCGACCGCGGGCAGACGGCGACGGGGATCTCGCTGTCGGCGACCCGTTCCATGTGGAGTTCCTCGGCGTGGACCATGTGGACCAGGAAGTCCGGGTCCAGATCCAGCGCCGCGTTGATGTCGGAGCTGTCGACCTCGCCGGCGTGGATGCCGAACAGCTTGCCGGCCCTGCGCGTTGCCCGGCGCTCGTCACCGAACTCGCCGTCGTTGGCACCGCTCGCGCCGAAGCCGTCGGCGATCTCCATCGCATCGACCGTCTCGCGGCCGAGGACGACGCTCTCTAAGTCCGAATCCGCGAGCGCGGCCCGAATCGCGCGGATGCCGTCGACGCCGCCCTCGCGGAACTCGACGAACGC encodes the following:
- a CDS encoding universal stress protein; amino-acid sequence: MYDRILVPTDGSAGMGGVVRHAVELAAFHDAEIHGLYVVETGRYSTLPVKTGWENLTEMLREEGETALDDLREQTGDVPVETVTRDGVPSTAIVEYALDADCDAIVMGTHGRGGIDRLLLGSVAERVVRASPVPVTTVPVSDHEMAAPTDETQARAPK
- a CDS encoding SHOCT domain-containing protein, encoding MSATDRALGTLGRLLLGGVALFVGLTIAAALLALLQNLVAALLGLLVTGLIAAGVGYALYWAASTVLGSRDDENGAAEFSTAATTADSQDEVDRAAERYTNGELTESEFERELEEVMADEGDGDDLESELN
- a CDS encoding acc operon protein, giving the protein MAADTDETTDAELVAEIARQVPDASADEAAAIAVAIGAHLTDRQRAAAAAAAAAGSGETWNGKEWSFSGRIDATQKRHVRVRQEAPTDPWSAAGRTDRM
- a CDS encoding acyl-CoA carboxylase subunit beta; protein product: MSHDDRVEDLRERKAEAERGGGEERIEAQHERGKLTARERIDYFLDDDTFVEIDTLREHRSTNFDMDEKRAPGDGVVVGYGEVDGRRVYVFAHDFTVFGGSLGEAFAQKVCKVMDKAIENGAPIIGLNDSAGARIQEGIDSLAGYADIFHRNQQASGVVPQISAIMGPCAGGAVYSPAITDFVYMVEETSHMFITGPDVIETVTGEEVGFDELGGANTHASESGVAHFTAADEKDAMDDIRYLLSFLPQNNVADPPSVDPWDDPERRDESLVETVPDQPQKPYDMVSVIDGVLDRDSFFEVAEKFARNIVTGFARLDGHSVGVVGNQPRVNAGTLDIDASRKAARFVRFCDAFNIPIVTFVDVPGFMPGKDQERNAIINHGAKLLYAYSEATVPLLTVITRKAYGGAYDVMASKHIGADVNYAWPTAEIAVMGPQGAVNVLYDDELEAAEDVEARRQQLIDEYRDAFANPYTAAERGFVDDVLEPKDTRKRLIDDLDLLRGKRKDQPDRKHGNIPL
- a CDS encoding acetyl-CoA carboxylase biotin carboxylase subunit, with the translated sequence MFDKVLVANRGEIAVRVMRACEELGIGTVAVYSEADKHSGHVRYADEAYNVGPARAADSYLDQDAIVDAAQQADADAIHPGYGFLAENADFARKVEEAEGVKWIGPAGDAMEKLGEKTKARRIMQSADVPIVPGTTDPVDDPEEVVEFGEEHGFPVAIKAEGGGGGRGMKIVHDPDEAEEQLESAKREGEAYFSNDSVYLERYLENPRHIEIQIIADHDGNVRHLGERDCSLQRRHQKVIEEGPSAALSDELREEIGESARRGVREADYYNAGTVEFLVEEDPDRDADEVLGPDANFYFLEVNTRIQVEHCVTEEITGIDIVKWQIRVAQDETLSFEQDDVEIDGHAMEFRINAENAAKDFAPANSGSLETYDPPGGIGVRMDDALRQGDDLVTDYDSMIAKLIVHGSDREEVIARGKRALAEFDVEGFPTVIPFHRLMLTDEAFVDSTHTTKYLDETLDKSRIEEAQEKWGTETDSADEDEEELVEREFTVEVNGKRFEVDLEERGAPPINVGDVDASDGNQPQRPQAGGSGGGDGGGSSAEGQELTAEMQGTILEVNVDEGDEVESGDVLCVLEAMKMENDIVAERGGTINEIAISEGDSVDMGDLLFVID
- a CDS encoding amidohydrolase family protein; amino-acid sequence: MIIEGTIVRGREFEPVEGRVVVENGEIATVEEDSVESDDIVCPAFVNAHTHIGDSIAKEAGEGLSLEELVAPPDGLKHRLLREADQSELVEAMAHSLSYMEQSGTGAFVEFREGGVDGIRAIRAALADSDLESVVLGRETVDAMEIADGFGASGANDGEFGDERRATRRAGKLFGIHAGEVDSSDINAALDLDPDFLVHMVHAEELHMERVADSEIPVAVCPRSNLVTGVGMPPVEELARRTTVALGTDNVFLNSPSMFREMAFTAKLFDVSARDVLRMATVNGAELAGLDCGLVEEGRPARLLVLDGDSDNLAGARNAIRAIVRRAGTSDVKQVVSPDRDDPRR
- a CDS encoding biotin--[acetyl-CoA-carboxylase] ligase, translated to MNETRHRVLDALSAGPVSGPELAEELGISRSAVWKHVEALREAGFDVASDDAGYSLAGVPEFGGEAVEYGLDAPFEVEYHDSVPSTNARARDLAASGAEDVVVLADEQTGGRGRLDREWSSPSGGVWLSLLFRPDVPMAQAPAFTLAAAVAATRAAREVGVDAGIKWPNDVLVESDGDERKLVGILTEMEGEADRTSWIIVGIGVNANVGPEDLPAEANPTSLSAELGAPVDRRVFTQRLLELFEELRQDPEAAVAEWREYATTLGKRVRVETPNGVVEGEAVDVEFPGGLVVDTGDERVTVSAGDCDHLRPL